One Micromonospora craniellae genomic region harbors:
- a CDS encoding DUF3027 domain-containing protein, translated as MGDNGWVTRPTSARAARLDQVCAAAVEVARAGITEVDPDDVGDHLQVVAEGDRLVTHYFECRQAGYRGWRWAVTVARVPRSRTVTICETVLLPGPDALLAPGWLPWQERLKPGDLGPGDLLPTPPDDERLQPGYLLSDDPAVEETAWELGLGRPRVLSREGRAEAAQRWYDGDHGPSAPISTAAPAAARCGTCGFYLPLAGNLRQCFGVCGNFYAPDDGRAVSADHGCGAHSETLVDAETAVDEMPTVYDDSAVEPMPVSRAPGSVEPGESAEPYGHS; from the coding sequence ATGGGTGACAATGGTTGGGTGACCAGGCCCACCTCCGCCCGCGCCGCTCGTCTCGACCAGGTCTGCGCCGCCGCCGTCGAGGTGGCCCGCGCCGGCATCACCGAGGTGGATCCCGACGACGTCGGCGACCACCTGCAAGTCGTGGCCGAGGGTGACCGACTCGTCACCCACTACTTCGAGTGCCGCCAGGCCGGATACCGCGGTTGGCGGTGGGCGGTCACGGTCGCCCGGGTGCCGCGCAGCCGGACCGTGACGATCTGTGAGACGGTGCTGCTGCCCGGTCCGGACGCGCTACTCGCGCCCGGTTGGCTGCCCTGGCAGGAGCGGCTCAAGCCGGGCGATCTGGGCCCCGGTGACCTGCTGCCGACGCCGCCGGACGACGAGCGGCTCCAGCCCGGATACCTGCTCTCCGACGACCCGGCGGTCGAGGAGACCGCGTGGGAGTTGGGGCTCGGTCGGCCCCGGGTGCTGTCGCGGGAGGGCCGGGCCGAGGCGGCGCAGCGCTGGTACGACGGCGACCACGGCCCGTCGGCGCCCATCTCGACCGCTGCGCCCGCCGCTGCCCGCTGTGGCACCTGCGGCTTCTACCTGCCCCTCGCCGGTAACCTGCGGCAGTGTTTCGGTGTGTGCGGCAACTTCTACGCGCCCGACGACGGTCGGGCGGTCAGCGCCGACCACGGGTGCGGCGCGCACTCGGAGACCCTGGTCGACGCCGAGACGGCGGTGGACGAGATGCCCACCGTCTACGACGACAGCGCGGTGGAGCCG
- a CDS encoding MFS transporter, translating to MPLSSRPERSLLGRTVGTGIRAVRLLLRGSVSSGRWVTRSAARARSRGAGGETGMVRMFDLHAVSCAGDTLIAIGLAGTIFFNVPLGEARSKVALYLLVTMVPFAMLAPVVGPLLDHFRHGRRYALATTMLGRAFLAWLISDYIHGFGLYPAAFGVLALSRAYGVARSAAVPRLLPEGLGLSQVGARASVYGTVAGALVAPIGLAAFWFGPQWPLRVASVIFLIGMVVALRLPPKADSEPPERVPRPFRALLRRTGDRPLGRGRPAGRLVISTLVGAATLRAVYGFLLLFLAFTIKAGDLTTVVFGRDLGDEGALGVVGGALAVGTFLATAIGTRLRIHRPAALQSSGMIILAGVGVLTVLNFSLPMVALLCVVAAMMSGIAKLAVDASIQERIPERLRASSFAHSETALMLAFVAGGGLGLVPFEGWIGIAVAAGVATLAAARGMEMARRLRAERLRGRPLTDDELASEERAADEQAATEQAARDKKAAEQAEAAEQARAADAAPTSPAPYQGGTADERDLAPPGFHIYRPSSAVTGGDDETRRSSPGSIP from the coding sequence ATGCCGCTGTCCTCCCGCCCCGAGAGGTCCCTCCTGGGGCGGACCGTCGGCACCGGAATCCGGGCCGTCCGGCTGCTGCTGCGCGGCTCGGTCAGCAGCGGACGCTGGGTGACCCGCAGTGCCGCCCGGGCCCGGTCCCGGGGGGCCGGCGGCGAGACCGGCATGGTCCGCATGTTCGATCTGCACGCCGTCTCCTGCGCCGGAGACACGCTGATCGCCATCGGTCTGGCCGGGACGATCTTCTTCAACGTGCCGCTCGGCGAGGCCCGCAGCAAGGTCGCGCTCTACCTGCTGGTGACCATGGTGCCGTTCGCCATGCTCGCCCCGGTGGTCGGCCCGCTGCTCGACCACTTCCGGCACGGCCGGCGGTACGCGTTGGCCACGACCATGCTGGGCCGAGCCTTCCTGGCCTGGCTGATCTCCGACTACATCCACGGATTCGGGCTGTACCCGGCGGCCTTCGGCGTACTCGCGCTCTCCCGGGCGTACGGCGTGGCGCGGTCCGCCGCCGTGCCCAGACTGCTGCCCGAAGGACTCGGGCTGTCCCAGGTCGGCGCACGCGCCAGCGTGTACGGCACGGTGGCCGGTGCCCTGGTCGCGCCGATCGGGCTGGCCGCGTTCTGGTTCGGGCCGCAGTGGCCGCTCCGGGTCGCCTCGGTCATCTTCCTGATCGGCATGGTGGTGGCGCTCCGACTACCGCCGAAGGCCGACTCCGAGCCACCGGAGCGGGTGCCCCGACCGTTCCGCGCGTTGTTGCGCCGTACCGGTGACCGACCACTCGGCCGGGGCCGACCCGCCGGGCGGTTGGTGATCTCCACCCTCGTCGGCGCGGCCACGTTACGCGCGGTCTACGGCTTCCTGCTGCTCTTCCTCGCCTTCACCATCAAGGCGGGCGACCTGACCACCGTGGTGTTCGGCCGCGACCTGGGCGACGAGGGGGCGCTCGGGGTGGTCGGCGGCGCCTTGGCCGTCGGCACGTTCCTGGCCACCGCGATCGGCACCCGACTGCGTATCCACCGGCCGGCCGCACTCCAGTCCAGCGGCATGATCATCCTGGCCGGGGTCGGCGTGCTCACCGTCCTGAACTTCTCCCTGCCGATGGTCGCCCTGCTCTGCGTGGTCGCGGCCATGATGAGCGGCATCGCCAAGCTGGCCGTGGACGCCTCGATCCAGGAACGCATCCCGGAACGGCTGCGGGCGAGTTCCTTCGCGCACTCCGAGACTGCCCTGATGCTCGCCTTCGTGGCCGGCGGCGGGCTGGGACTCGTACCCTTCGAGGGCTGGATCGGCATCGCGGTCGCCGCCGGTGTCGCCACGCTCGCCGCCGCGCGCGGCATGGAGATGGCCCGCAGGCTGCGGGCCGAGCGGTTGCGCGGCCGGCCGCTGACCGACGACGAGCTGGCCAGCGAGGAACGGGCCGCCGACGAACAGGCCGCCACCGAGCAGGCCGCCCGGGACAAGAAGGCCGCTGAACAGGCCGAAGCCGCCGAACAGGCGAGGGCCGCCGACGCCGCGCCAACCTCCCCGGCGCCCTACCAGGGCGGCACGGCCGACGAGCGCGACCTCGCACCGCCCGGCTTCCACATCTACCGTCCGTCGTCGGCCGTCACCGGCGGCGACGACGAGACCCGACGCAGTTCGCCGGGATCGATCCCGTGA
- a CDS encoding futalosine hydrolase has translation MTGLLVVTAVPAEAEAIQAGLTDPTVAVVPVGVGPAVAGAAAARLLALAEGAGRPYRGVVSAGVAGGFRGRVPVGGTVLGTRAVAADLGAESPDGFIPLDDLGMPAELLGGGTSIAVDPTLLATLRAALPDATVGPVLTVNTVTGTAASTEALSRRHPDAVAEAMEGYGVAVAAAHAGVPFAELRTVSNPIGPRDRDAWRMREALVALTAAASALR, from the coding sequence GTGACCGGTCTGCTCGTGGTCACCGCGGTACCCGCTGAGGCGGAGGCGATCCAGGCCGGTCTCACCGACCCCACCGTGGCGGTGGTGCCGGTGGGCGTGGGCCCGGCCGTCGCAGGCGCGGCGGCCGCCCGTCTCCTCGCCCTCGCCGAGGGTGCCGGACGGCCGTACCGAGGGGTGGTCAGCGCCGGCGTGGCCGGCGGTTTCCGGGGCCGGGTACCGGTCGGCGGCACGGTGCTCGGCACCCGGGCCGTCGCCGCCGACCTCGGTGCCGAGTCGCCCGACGGCTTCATCCCCCTCGACGACCTCGGTATGCCGGCAGAACTGCTCGGCGGCGGCACCTCCATCGCCGTCGACCCGACCCTGCTGGCCACTCTGCGCGCCGCGCTACCGGACGCCACCGTCGGGCCGGTGCTGACCGTCAACACCGTGACCGGCACCGCCGCCAGCACCGAGGCGTTAAGCCGGCGTCACCCGGACGCCGTGGCCGAGGCCATGGAGGGGTACGGCGTGGCCGTCGCCGCCGCCCACGCCGGCGTGCCCTTCGCGGAGCTGCGGACCGTCTCCAACCCGATCGGCCCCCGCGACCGTGATGCCTGGCGGATGCGCGAGGCGCTCGTCGCCCTCACCGCCGCCGCCTCCGCCCTGCGTTAG